In Cololabis saira isolate AMF1-May2022 chromosome 14, fColSai1.1, whole genome shotgun sequence, a single genomic region encodes these proteins:
- the LOC133459639 gene encoding uncharacterized protein LOC133459639, which produces MALRCLVILAFLGLVACTLLMLRSPSDIQRTAARSKRSVTDVMKCSTSDPHTTILCAPRTKTTTFVIPFHTSPKSNDVWRLDMSGVMRMFGGKYPVMIWYMTLGDFYTWSWKYLVGESNADWSSSTTDRKALQWRKQLSLTSSRRNLVITLRPDQRSSSNAASCADFLISPWVEAKPPRYQYKICYTDSAPKVEITTWNGNVKSKHDKHVLINGKGETMSAPITNAWSDRDRDPAGRVNSWWTAVKSIVDALHVNSTCYACSLMPHSQRDLSFVKPKPLTVSDVICVLKGMFKATNTSGKPVRTKWLKLNLTDVSECSRWNQNLIGVNGTEA; this is translated from the coding sequence atGGCTCTGCGCTGTCTGGTGATCCTGGCCTTTTTGGGCCTCGTGGCGTGTACCCTGCTGATGCTTCGTTCCCCATCGGACATTCAACGCACCGCTGCCAGGAGTAAAAGGTCTGTGACTGATGTGATGAAATGTTCCACCTCTGACCCACACACCACTATTCTATGTGCTCCACGAACCAAGACCACCACCTTCGTCATCCCCTTCCACACGTCACCCAAGTCCAACGACGTGTGGCGACTCGACATGAGTGGGGTGATGAGGATGTTTGGTGGTAAGTATCCTGTAATGATTTGGTACATGACTCTTGGTGACTTTTACACGTGGTCCTGGAAATACCTCGTAGGTGAGTCCAACGCCGACTGGTCGTCCTCCACCACTGACCGGAAGGCTCTACAGTGGAGGAAGCAACTCAGCCTCACATCCTCCAGAAGAAACCTTGTCATCACTCTGCGACCTGACCAACGCAGCTCATCTAACGCTGCATCTTGTGCTGATTTCCTCATCTCTCCTTGGGTGGAGGCGAAGCCTCCCCGGTACCAGTACAAGATCTGCTACACGGACAGTGCTCCCAAAGTTGAAATCACAACATGGAATGGGAATGTGAAGAGTAAACATGATAAACATGTTCTAATCAATGGTAAAGGTGAAACAATGTCTGCTCCTATTACAAATGCATGGTCCGACCGAGACCGAGATCCTGCAGGACGAGTAAACTCCTGGTGGACGGCTGTGAAGTCTATTGTTGACGCCTTACATGTTAACTCCACTTGTTATGCATGTTCCCTCATGCCCCACTCACAGCGGGACTTGTCCTTTGTAAAACCTAAACCATTGACTGTCTCTGATGTTATCTGTGTGTTAAAGGGTATGTTCAAAGCGACGAATACGTCTGGAAAACCTGTCAGGACGAAGTGGTTAAAGTTGAACTTAACTGATGTCTCCGAATGTTCTCGCTGGAATCAGAATCTGATCGGAGTGAATGGCACGGAAGCCTGA